The Primulina tabacum isolate GXHZ01 chromosome 10, ASM2559414v2, whole genome shotgun sequence region GAAGTttgtttattattttctttCTGTTAAACTTTACTTGCTTAATATCAGATTTTAACGTCTGAAACTTGTTTTGTGTTGGAAATTCACCATCTAGAACTTGTTTCATGAAGGAAATTcagcataatttttttaaatctggAATCAATTTGGAAACTGTAGAGTTTCTTTACCACAATCTCGGATTACATAGATGCAAATGTAAAGGATGGCAACTCTGAAATAGCAGCACAATCTATATGCAGTTTTAGCCAATCAAGATTTAATGGTCTGCAAGTACAACCATATAGACTTAGGAGGATAAAACGTCTCATATTTTTCTTTTGCGTACCTTTTCAAACTGGTATACGCGTGGAAGATTGATCTTAGCTTGGTTATCTACATGATATTCTTCAGctactattttttatttataagaaacaatattttattaatgatATGATAAGAGTTAGTTATGGCTCCCTTTCAATGTTAATTCTGTCGTAAAgtgatcaaaatcaatatcgACAGAAGTGAACCTAATATGATGtgaaagaagattgaagaaaatGAATAATCTTCGTTGCTTGGTTCATCCACAAAATGATGATAACTTAAAGCTAAATGTTCAACCTTATCTGGAAAAAAGGAAAATGTGTAGAATTTGTAATTTTAGAAAATGAGATCCCTAATCCCTTGATTGCAGGTCTGGTACGTAGGTTTAACACTTTATGATTTAGATTGTGGAAGTGATAAATTTTGATTTGGAAAAAACCCCGCGGCCAGGGCTATATATTTGTTGTTTTCTGTTAGGCAAACGTGGATTATAGAGTATTCTTCATAATTCTCTGTTAGAATAGAATCATATATAAAAAAGACTATTTTATCTCTTGTGATTTGTTTTTTATTGATAAACACTGCCACTACCTTATCTGTTCTAATCTTCAGCTTTCACTGTGCTTTCACTATAACATCAGTGTCAGTTTATGTATTTGTCCATCTGtgagttttatttttattccagAGGTGTAACTTGGTTGTGTTATGATAAGTCTAACATTACTTAGCCCATGCTTAAAATTCCCACAGTGATAAAGGAACAGTTTACTCAGCTCGTGCCTATAGAATTCCTGAATGCAACAGAGCTGGTGCTGGCACACCACTAGTCCAGGTATTGTCTTGCTCTACTTGATCTTTTAGTTTGTCTTTTTAAGTTCTCATACTATATTTTTGTGGTTAATATTTTGCTCTGAATCCAGATCTTGTCCTTATCTGACGGCGAGAGAATAACTTCCATCATTCCTGTGAGTGAATTTGATGGAGATCAGTACCTTATTATGCTAACCGTGAACGGATACATCAAGAAAGTTTCTTTGAATTACTTCTCATCGATAAGATCAACTGGAATCATAGCAATTCAACTGGTTTGCCCATGTCCTtgttgtttgaattttttttttatatttttagatcTGAGACCTAACTTGGAAATTTCAGGTTCCTGGTGATGAATTGAAATGGGTGAGGTGTTGTACAAATAATGATTTTGTAGCCATGGCCTCTCAGAATGGAATGGTGATTTTGAGTGCTTGTGAGAATGTAAGTTTATAATAATACTTATCTAAACTATTGGCCTGATGCCATATGGGGATAATTATTGGAACTGGAGTTGTTAACACATTCCTGTTTTTGCAGCCAATACCATTTGTTAGCTCTagttatatgatttaatatcaTTTGTGACAGCTGATTATGCGTCCAACGTTACATTAAATTATTTGATCTGTCTTAATCTGTTTCCAATGTTGACATGGTTTGCTTTTTTAGGTTAGAGCGCTTGGAAGGAACACAAGAGGTGCAGTTGCCATGAGACTCAAACAAGGGGATAAAATGGCAAGCATGGACCTGATTACAGCATCTCTGAGCAAAAAGTTGGAAAACTGGGAAATGCAGCGGACACAGTAATTTCTCAAATAACAACTTTGTTGAAAGCATGTATTATTATATTTAGTGCTACttcatttttgttgtcatgTATGATTTATATAGTAATAACATGAAGTGCAGCTGCTCTGGTACACTATATTCATTTATGCTGCTCGATATTACTTGTTTTGTCTGCATTCGAACATTTCTTTGTACATTATCCTAATGCTATTCTAGGGTTGATTTTAAACTCAAGGGAACGAAATCGAACTATTTTTAATAAACTTCCAATACAGAACACTGATATAATCATTGGTTTATTACAGTAGATTGACAGTTAAATTGGTGACATGGTTCTGTTGATGCATGTGTACCTTTTCCACTTGGAGAATGTGATTGATACACTAAAGCTTTCATTAAGCATCATTGAAGTGTCATTGGATTTTTTCTGATAGTGGTTAATGCCCAAGGTTCAGTGCTTCCATTCCATAAATTCTCATCCATATTTTAACTTGCTGTAGACCTAATGATATTGTTTCTGTTTGTCTTCAGTATGAGATTATACTTTCACTTGTTGCTTCATGcgttttatttataataattgaaGATTTACAATCTTTTCTTTTGCTAATAGAAATTTTCCATCTGTTTCTTTTTGTTTGGTCAGTGGGAGGAGCTTAAGTGGTCCGTGGCTGCTGTTCATTTCTGAAAGTGGCTTTGGCAAGAGAGTTCCTCTTAGTAGCTTTCGGATGTCACCATTGAATAGAGTTGGTCTGAAGGGTTACAAGGTGGGTCTCCTTCTCATCGGGGAATAAATAAAGAAGATTATTGGACTTGTTTCCTCTTTTGGGGGAGAGAACAATCAACTTAAGCAACAATAGTACACTGTCCATACTATAAAGATTAGTTAAATTATGTGCAACATGCTCACTGTGTGCTGTAATGGCGCAGTTTTCATCTGAAGATCGTCTGGCTGCGGTTTTTGTAGTTGGGTTCTCTGTAGGAGGTAATGTGTTCTTCAACTTGGTATATTATTCTAGTCAATAATGGAATATGTAAGTAACATGAATGAATTCTGAGCAGAAGATGGAGAAAGTGATGAACAAGTTGTGTTGGTCAGCCACAGTGGAATTGTGAACAGAATCAAGGTTAGGGATGTCTCCATTCAGTCTCGATATGCAAGGTATTACAAGTTCTTTTTCCTAATTTTCTATTGTTTGGGAGGATACCTCTTAACCGACTGTAATGATTCTCATGTAAAAATGATCATGTTTTTTTGTCTGCTTTTGGAATGATGCATGTATACTTCTGTATGTTTGAGTAGGTTGAAGCCAGATTCTATAGCTCGTCTTGTTGGGTACCAATAACCAAACAAGTTGTCCATTAGCTAGTAAATGTTATTTAGTATCATTGTGCTGTCTTCTCTTGATGATGTGAAGGGGACCGGCCAGAGCCGCCGGACACGCCAAGCTACATGTTAGAATTGATCCCTGCTCATTTGAAATGCTCTTGTAAAAACCCAACCTGGTTTAAATCAAGATAGACATGATCTAGAATTCTAGATCTCGTGAATATAAATGCAGCCTTTTTTTAAAGTGCACGTGTAAAAATTACATCACTCTACTTTGAGATGAAAGTTCAAAATCTGCATTCTagattgaaaaataaattgttcTCACCAAATAACCGCATAAACCAAATTCCTGACTCTTGTTCCTTTGTACAATGGTTAGCGAAATCTGAGAGCGCTCCACCCATGCCTTCTTTTCCTGAATAATAGAACCTGGGCACACTGTTTTGGTAATATGAAGATGATGTCACTGAAATATCTGTGAATTTATTTACCTAATTTCTCCTTGCACAATCGAGTACAATTTTGTATTGTCACAGGGTGTAGGATGAGAATAATTCAGACCACTTAGAATGCTCGAGGCGGCGTTGATCATTTAGCTCTCATTTTCTGACTTTTTTCACCTCCTTTTCTGCTGCCTTCGTTTCTTTTCCAGAGGAGTGATATTGATGCGCCTCGAGTATGCTGGAAAAATTCAGTCGGCTTCCCTTATATCAGCAGCTGAAGCAGAGTCTGAGGAAGTTCTGGCGGCCGAAGAAGCGTAGAGACAATATTTAGATGGAAATTTGTAAGTTCTTTCTCTCTTACTTGGCTAGCTATGATGGTATGTAAACTCTGTAAATACTTGTAGTATTTTGCCATATGCCCTCTCTTTACGTAGCTTGATAGAAGTTTCTGCGTCTATTATTATTCTGCAAGTTAAGAGGAAACATTTACTTCTGATCCCGTTTCCTTTGCCTTTTGGGTTCCTTTGCCTTTTGGCATCTTGCCTTGTTTGGCATTGTATGACTTAGCACGAGAATTTTCAGTTCAAAGAGAAGGGTATTGATTTCCTGGAGGAAGACTGCTTTTACATAACGAAAAGTGCGTTTTTCTGTTGTAGTAGGAGTGTAATTTTTGCATATCTGATTTGAAAGTATGTCCAAGCTTTACTCAAACTTTGATAATTTTGAATACGAATCAAGTGCACCTCGTTCATTGCATTTGTATGTATAGCTTGGGGAGAAATGAGTCCATTTCAAATCTTCATTGTCCACAGAACTCCGAACGAGTGTTCCTAGAATATAGCACTCAAGGCTACaaattcaaaatctaaaatcCAAATTCCAATTGCCAAGAATAACGTCAAACACAAGCCTTTCTTGCAAATGCCACTTCAAATCTTGTAAATTCCGAGCGGTTCAGTTTGTTGATTTTTCTGTGTACTGTATTTGGGTAAAAAGATTTGGTTGGCCTGGATGTCAACTCTGATACAAATATGTTTAATTTGTTTGTATAATTATCtgttttttaatttcaaatctCTCATTGGTACATTTTTTCTAATCATCTCTAAttcaattttatgatttttatataataattccCACAATTCTGTGGTATCAAGTATAAAAAAGTATGGCTCGGATAGTTAAGAGCTAGTATCAGAAACTGGATAGTTTAGGTTGTATTCGTTCGTAGCACATCCTAACGTGTTTGGTGTAAACATTTAATAATACAAGTCAAATACTTGGAAAATTGCGGAATACTTGACTAAAATATGGTCTCCATTGCTTGGCAAGTTTCTTCCGAAGCTTCTCAGGtttgtatttttcaatcaaCGGCTTGTATCTGATTCAACGACTTCTTTCCTTATTGAAGTTACAGGCGAGGCTGCATCATCCCGTATGCACTTATTTTCGttgaatattactttttatacttgATAGACgagataaatattaaatatagatTGATtaatgtataaaaaataataataataacaaagtgCTATCGTGATTCGTCtgtttttttaattatgtgAGAATCTGTATTTGTTACTTTTCAGTGTGCATTGAATAAACTCATGGTTAACGCAATAACTTGCAAATCACACTAGTTAGGTGAACCACATAGGGTGTGTTAAGCTCGTACGATAAGATATTGGTAGAGAGAATTGAATTCTCGATTATTGATCAAAGGCTCGCTTATTCTACCTTATTCAGGTCTCATAAACTATTTTATGTAGAAATGAAGTGTGTTTATTGGAAGAACTATGTATGAATACAATTGTAAACCAGTCAAATTCGTCCtgaaaaagaaagataattttataagtttatttattaatatttatatgatttattatttgTAATCTAAAAAAAATCGTAAGTTATAATTATACAGGTTACTGTAAGTTGACTAGTCGAAATTCAATTGATAAGTTTTTTCTCCCCACGGAACGTTCCGGTGAATGATAGCCGTTGCATGATTGTTCCTCCAGAAAATCAAACTGTTGAATTGAAAATTAACCTTTATTTTTATCCTAACAACAACTTTGTTGAAATTAAGATATAATATCTCCGTTTCTCAATTCGATAGAATGATTGcgtgaaaaaaaatttattagtaACAATTAATGGATATTAAAGTGTTTATTAATTCcaaatctttttaaattttgattgaTTTCAAAACTAGTTATTAATTCGCATGTCAATATATCATGGAGTGGGTCtcatgtgagatcgtctcacggatcttaataTGTGAGGcgtgtcaaccctaccgatattcacaataaaaagtaatactcttagccttaaaaagtaatattttttcatggatgacccagataagatatatgtctcataaaatacaactcgtgagaccgtttcacgcAAGTTTTTACTTATATCACGACTGAGTAGTTAAATCATTTTGAGTATATGTTCCAatacattaatttttatttatttatttttgtaatttatatatttaaaaaactaATCTATATTTCCGAATTGTTTTAGTTTAACATGTATAAGAGAGCCGGCTTACCTACTATATCTAAtacaacataaataataaaacataattatcatattagaTCTGggctatatatataaaatatattctcATAGGAAACATTCTCACgatttcaaatttatgagacggatatcacacataaaaaaatattatttttatataaaaaataattttcactGTAAATATGGATCAGATCAACCTGTTTCACGATTATAGATCTGTGAGACCGTTCATAACAAACATactcatataatatatatatatatatatatatatacataatcaaACATATGTTTCCTTCTCTCCCACATGtaaaagtaattaaataatcaatcagttaattatttaataggAATTAGAATCATCAGAATCGTCTTTATTATACTAATTTTAATGGTCGAGTTTACGATGCATTGAATCATTGGATTATCCACTTTATGTATTTTGTATAAATTTATAATGTAAGAttcttttatattaaattaaataattaaattgttgTTATTTCAATCTAAAGACTTCATTCATGAATCATGACGACAACatcgaaaattttgaaatccatgcacattttattttattaattaaaaaatatgtatttttttaattaataatatgtgCATGAATTATTTATTATGATGAGTCTGATGACACACTAATAAcccataaattatatatatatatatatatatttaaccaACTaacaaatatttatgttttttttgtttatttatttaatcaatttaattttatttattcaataGATAATAAAattcccaatttttttttttgttataagttgaaatattaaattcttAACTTCTCTCAAATCTAAAATTCAAGATTTTCATCCTGCCATCCAGAATCCAAACGGGCATTTCATTTACAACCTAACAGAGATGGAACAATCACAACTCTTCAAATATTTTGCAGTCTACATATTTAAGAGTATTAAAGCGTCTAGAATGGATATATACACAGAcgaaatgtatgtatatgtgtgtgtatatatatatggaacGTGCTTCTGGAAATTCGCGCTAATGTCAAAGCAGGACAACTACACATAGGAGAAGAGACCAACAACGTTGCCCAAATTTACTATGATTATTACAAAACTGCtagtataataatattattgaaTTCCATTTTACCATTTCAAGAATGATCAATCATTAATGTGAACTCAACAGAAAGTCATAATTCCATATTGGCTTGTGGCCACCCCGTTATGACTCTTCTCTTCTCGTTTACCTCCCTTGTCCAGTTTCTTGCAAAGTTCGCCGCCCCCTTCTTGCAAGAATTGCTACTGTTTGAGGaatttgaactttgaattgtctgtccttttttttttcttccttcttacatatatatatcaccaAAACATTGACGACGCATCACTTTCAAATTGCATCAAACCAAATTATAGGCAGCCCGGAAGTCGAATTCtgctctttttcttcttctctaCACCGTGGCTTTATTCGTTGTTGTACATCCTCAGAGTTGGTTCTTGTGTGCTGAACTTGGTTAATATTAGAGCTCAGCTAGCCATACATAATATTCAGTTGAGTATTTTATATTTGGGTACTCTTTATTGTCCTGTTTCTTTGGGTTAACAAGATCTTTTTGTGATATTTTCGAGTTTTGGTTGTGGAATTCAGTGAATCATAGGATATTTCCCTCTGGGTATGTGAAAAGTGAAGCTTTCTTGGCTTTGGTCGAGGTgttctttttcttcttattCTAAGTTGGAAGCTTTGTAATTTATTCGGTGCGGGTTTGGTTGGAATCACCATATTTCTGTCATCGAGTTTGCCATTTTCTGGTGTTTTGGTGGATATCATCATCTGGATTTCCAGAATCTCGAGTTTGGTGGTttttgtttgtatttttgtgACTTTTTAGGGGGTCATAATTTGAGTTTTTTGCGTATAAATTTTACATCTTTTATTTGTGTGATACTGAAGGGGACTTTAATCTTTGGATCATGGTGTTGAAATAAGGCTCTTTAATGATTTAAACCTCAGAAACAAAGACCTTCCTTGTTTCTTGTTTTTTTCTTATATTTGAAACCAATTCTGCCAACCCCTAAACTTATCCTAAGATGGATTCAAAATCTCAGATTGAAATAAATGATTATTCTCTCCAAGCTTCTGACTTTTTACGAAATTTGTCTTCTCGGCCAAGGATATCTTCTATTCAGTCAAAGGTATCCGGTGGGCGCTCTGTCAAGGAGCTGAACTCCGGTGAGCTAGAATCGAAGCCCGTGAGACACGGGTCAAGAGGTGATTCTGAAGGGTTAAACACCTCTTATAAAGAGATCAATGATGAGGATTCAAGATTCATCTATATAAATAATCCTGAGAAAACAAATGAGAAGTTTAAATTTGCTGGAAACTCGATTAGGACAGGAAAATATTCTATCATAACTTTCTTGCCCCGGAATTTGTTTGAGCAATTCCATAGAGTTGCTTACATTTACTTTCTTGTGATTGCAATTCTCAATCAGCTTCCCCAGCTGGCCGTTTTTGGTAGGGAAGCTTCGATTCTGCCATTAGCGTTTGTGCTGTTAGTGACAGCAGTCAAGGATGCGTACGAGGATTTTAGGCGACACCGGTCAGACAAGATTGAGAATAATCGACTGGCCTTGGTGCATGCAAATGGACAGTACGAGCAGAAAAAATGGAAGGATATACGGACAGGTGAGATAATTAAGGTATCAGGGAATGGAAGTATTCCTTGTGACATGGTACTGCTCTCTACGAGTGAAGCTACTGGAGTCGCTTACATACGGACTACCAACTTAGACGGGGAGTCAAATTTGAAAACCCGGTATGCTAAGCAAGAAACACAGATGAAAAGACCTGGGGAGGGTAAGTTTGACGGGTTGATCAAGTGTGAAAAACCAAACAGGAATATATATGGCTTCCAAGCAAACATGGATATTGATGGAAAACGTATATCACTTGGGCCATCGAATATAGTTCTACGGGGATGCGAGTTGAAGAATACGGATTGGGTACTTGGAGTTGCAGTTTACGCCGGCAAAGAGACTAAAGCGATGCTCAACAACTCCGGAGCTCCATCCAAGAGAAGTAGTCTTGAGACGCGGATGAACCGCGAGATAATATACCTTTCGATTTTTCTTGTTGCTCTGTGCACCATAGTGTGTATTTGTCATGGTGTTTGGTTGAGAAACTTCAAAGATGAGTTGGTTCTAATGCAATTTTATAGGAAAAAGGACTATTCGGAACCTAAAGTCaagaattataaatattatggtTGGGGCATGGAGATATTCTTTGTGTTTCTCATGTCAGTTATTGTATTCCAAATCATGATTCCTATATCCTTGTACATATCCATGGAGCTTGTCCGTGTTGGTCAAGCTTATTTTATGATAGGAGACAATAGGATGCTTGACAAATCATCAAATTCAAGATTTCAGTGTAGGGCTTTGAATATCAATGAAGATTTGGGACAGATAAAATATGTCTTCTCCGACAAAACTGGTACGCTCACAGAGAATAAGATGGAATTTCAGTGTGCAAGTATTGGGGGAGTAGACTACAGCAATGGGAATGCCCATGGCGAAGGCGAAGATGAGAGTGTTGGATATTCGGTTCAAGGTATTATAACtgcaatatcatttttctttttattccaCAAGAAGGTTCTTGACCATAATAATGCCATTTACATGTCATGCTAACCCATTACCTGTTCGGTATTTATTTGGTTTCAGTGGAAGGGATATTTTTGAAGCCAAAGATGAGGGTAAAAATTGATCCAGAACTCCTCAAACTATCAAAAAGTAAACACACAGATGAGGGCAGGCATGTTCATGACTTTTTTGTGGCATTGGCGGCGTGTAACACCATTGTGCCTCTAACCATGGAGACGTCTCATCCTTCAGTTAAGCTCATTGAATACCAAGGGGAGTCTCCAGATGAACAGGCATTAGTCTATGCAGCTGCATCTTATGGGTTTATGCTTATTGAAAGAACTTCTGGGCACATAGTTATCGACATTCATGGGGAAAGGCAAAGGTACCTCAAAGTAACCTTCTTAtgcattagtttttttttttttttttttataactgGTCATATCGATACTAGTTGCTTCACTTGATTTGATCCCCTTAATTTACAATGGGAGAACCGTCAGTCATACTGTCTTTGGAAATTATATGGGATATATATTCATTATTTATGCTACGATAGCCCTCATCAGGAAGTTTCTTAATAGAAAGTAATTTACTATGGAGGTTCCAATTGCTACCTTTAAGTACCTTAGTTCTTGAATCTTGATAGACTTTTGCTATAATACAATAAATATAGATCTGCTCTGTACTCGTTTCCTATTCCCCTTGGAATACCATATTTCTTAATAAAGGTTTAGTGTTTAATCTTTtcaatttgagagattttttcAGATAAATTGTGTTTCATCTTTCGTTTACTTCTCGATTTCATTTTATCGCTCGTGGCTGTTTTTTACTACTGATCTGTTGCAGAGAACTTCATCCAGTATCACAGATCTAATTTGTTTGGTTTTATAGTTACGgctttttcttaaaatttttttgtCTGATTTTCTtttgcattattattattattattattattatgattattattattattttgaacaTTTGAAGCAGAGACATTGATCATCTGAATTCTGATCAATTGTTGCCGCAGGTTCAATGTCTTGGGGATGCATGAGTTTGACAGTGATCGGAAGAGGATGTCTGTAATATTAGGATTTCCCGATCAGACAGTAAAGGTGCTGGTAAAAGGTGCTGATACATCCATGTTCAGCATCATAGATAAATCTCTGAACTCGGACATGATAAAATCTACTGAAGCTCATTTGCACTCATACTCCTCGAAGGGCTTGAGAACACTTGTTATAGGAGCACGGGATTTGAGTTCATCCGAATTCGAACAATGGCATTCATCTTACGAGTTGGCAAGCACTGCCTTGATTGGGAGGGCAGCTTTACTTCGTAAAGTTGCCAACAATATTGAAAACCATCTTGGTATACTAGGTGCATCAGGGATCGAAGACAAATTGCAGCAAGGCGTGCCAGAAGCAATCGAGTCTTTAAGAACGGCTGGTATCAAGGTGTGGGTTTTGACTGGAGACAAGCAAGAAACAGCAATTTCTATTGGGTACTCTTCTAAGCTCTTGACGGGTAATATGACTCAGATAGTGATTAACAATAATTCGAAAGACTCGTGTAGAAAGAGCTTAGAAGATGCCTTATTAGTGTGTAAAAAGCTCAAAATCGGTTCTGACGCCAAGCAAAGGGGTTCTGGAGCTGGAGGAAGTCAACTTGCTTTAATAATTGATGGAACGAGCCTTGTGTATGTTCTGGATACTGAACTTGAAAAACAGGTATGCATGCAGAGGCTACATTGTCCCCCACCCCAACCTCCCCCCTCCCCCCTCCCCCCTCTCTCTCTGCGATGTTATGCCACCAAAgttcttaaattatttattttgatttgtTTGCAGCTTTTTGAATTATCGAGCAAatgtactgtggttttatgttgTCGGGTGGCTCCACTGCAAAAGGCTGGAATTGTTGCCTTAATAAAAAACAGAACTGATGACATGACCCTTGCCATTGGTGACGGTGAGCATCATTATACTTGGTATAACGTGTTATGTCATTTTTCCGAGTTGTCAGatgaatataaataatttctATGCGTTTTTTTAGGTGCAAATGACGTTTCAATGATCCAAATGGCAGATGTGGGAATTGGGATAAGCGGACAGGAGGGTCGGCAAGCCGTCATGGCATCAGATTTTGCAATGGCTCAATTCAGATTTCTGGTCCCATTGTTACTGGTACATGGACATTGGAATTATCAGCGGATGAGCTACATGATACTGTACAATTTCTACAGGAATGCTGTTTTTGTTCTTGTCTTATTCTGGTAAGTATGATTTACTGGTTGAAGTTTCTTAAATTTCCTA contains the following coding sequences:
- the LOC142505152 gene encoding phospholipid-transporting ATPase 1-like, with the translated sequence MDSKSQIEINDYSLQASDFLRNLSSRPRISSIQSKVSGGRSVKELNSGELESKPVRHGSRGDSEGLNTSYKEINDEDSRFIYINNPEKTNEKFKFAGNSIRTGKYSIITFLPRNLFEQFHRVAYIYFLVIAILNQLPQLAVFGREASILPLAFVLLVTAVKDAYEDFRRHRSDKIENNRLALVHANGQYEQKKWKDIRTGEIIKVSGNGSIPCDMVLLSTSEATGVAYIRTTNLDGESNLKTRYAKQETQMKRPGEGKFDGLIKCEKPNRNIYGFQANMDIDGKRISLGPSNIVLRGCELKNTDWVLGVAVYAGKETKAMLNNSGAPSKRSSLETRMNREIIYLSIFLVALCTIVCICHGVWLRNFKDELVLMQFYRKKDYSEPKVKNYKYYGWGMEIFFVFLMSVIVFQIMIPISLYISMELVRVGQAYFMIGDNRMLDKSSNSRFQCRALNINEDLGQIKYVFSDKTGTLTENKMEFQCASIGGVDYSNGNAHGEGEDESVGYSVQVEGIFLKPKMRVKIDPELLKLSKSKHTDEGRHVHDFFVALAACNTIVPLTMETSHPSVKLIEYQGESPDEQALVYAAASYGFMLIERTSGHIVIDIHGERQRFNVLGMHEFDSDRKRMSVILGFPDQTVKVLVKGADTSMFSIIDKSLNSDMIKSTEAHLHSYSSKGLRTLVIGARDLSSSEFEQWHSSYELASTALIGRAALLRKVANNIENHLGILGASGIEDKLQQGVPEAIESLRTAGIKVWVLTGDKQETAISIGYSSKLLTGNMTQIVINNNSKDSCRKSLEDALLVCKKLKIGSDAKQRGSGAGGSQLALIIDGTSLVYVLDTELEKQLFELSSKCTVVLCCRVAPLQKAGIVALIKNRTDDMTLAIGDGANDVSMIQMADVGIGISGQEGRQAVMASDFAMAQFRFLVPLLLVHGHWNYQRMSYMILYNFYRNAVFVLVLFWYVLFTGFALTTAITDWSSMLYSIIYTALPTIVVGILDKDLSRTTLLKYPQLYGAGQRRESYNGKLFWVTMLDTLWQSIAAFFVPLLAYWKSDMDVSSIGDLWTLAIVIMVNIHLAMDVIRWYWITHATIWGSIAATFICVLIIDALPFLPGYWAFLTIAKTKLFWACLVGITMGALLPRFVVKIFVQRYRPDDIQIAREAEKVEISRELHLAQVEMNPIFDLSTR